From the genome of Marinicella rhabdoformis:
GTGCCACGCGGGTACCGAACCGCAGCCGGTCCTTTACTCTGGTGACCGGTATACAACATTTGACGGCATTCGTTTTCGTTACTTGGCGCCATGACAACCATATTGGGCACACAACGCAAGAAACTCAAATCTAAATTACCTGCATGCGTCGCACCATCAGGTCCAACCACCCCACCACGGTCAATGGCAAAAAGCACATCTAAATTTTGTATCGCCACATCATGAATTAATTGATCGTATGCACGCTGTAAGAAACTCGAATAAATCGCAACCACTGGCTTAACGCCTTCACAAGCCATGCCAGCTGCTAAAGTCACAGCATGTTGCTCTGCAATGCCCACATCGAAATAACGCCTTGGGAATAATTTGGAAAACTCTACCAAGCCAGATCCTTCTCGCATGGCAGGCGTAATCGCAACCAATTGATTGTCCAAACGAGCCATATCACAAATCCAATTACTGAATATGCTGGTATAACTTGGCTTGGAAGGCTTGTTACTGGGCACTATACCCACTTCCGGATCAAACGTTCCAACAGCGTGGTATTTGATGGGGTCTTCCTCTGCCGGCTTATACCCTTTACCCTTTTTGGTAATGATGTGTAACAACTTAGGACCTTGAATTTCTTTTGCAGTTTCCAAGGTTCTGGTCAACAGTTCCACATCATGACCATCAATCGGCCCCAAATGATGAAACCCCAACTCTTCAAATAAAGTGTTGGGTACAAACATGCCTTTGGTGTGCTCTTCCCAGCGTGACATGAATTTCCACAACCAAGAACCACGCCGCATGATGCGTTTTGACTTTTCTCGCATGCGGTTATAAGTCCGACCAGAGACAATCTTAATCAACATTTTGGTCAACGCGCCCACATTAGGTGAAATTGACATTTCGTTTTCGTTCAAAACCACCAACATGTTGGTATCAAGCTCACCACCGTGGTTCAGTGCTTCATACGCCATACCTGCTGTCATGGCACCATCGCCAATAACAGCCACCACATCACGTGTTTCACCCATCACTTGACTGCCCAAAGACATGCCCAGTGCAGCTCCGATTGAAGTCGAAGAGTGGCCTACACCAAAAGTGTCATACTCGCTTTCACAACGTTTTGGAAAAGGTGACAAACCACCTTTTTTCTTGATACTTTGTAAGCGATTTTTTCGTGCTGTCAAAATTTTGTGCGGATAAGCTTGGTGGCCCACATCCCAAACAATGCGATCATGCGGCGTGTCAAACACATAATGCAATGCCACAGTCAACTCAACAGTACCCAAACCCGAACCAAAATGACCGCCACATTGTGATATATTGTCTATTAAAAACTCGCGCACTTCATCCGCCGCTTGAGGCAATTGTTCAACCGTCAGCTCACGTAAATCCGCAGGTTTGTCGATTTGGTCTAACAGTGGGTATTGCTTATCCATAATGATTGCTTGCTCTGCCTTTCCTTATTTTGATTTTCCTTGGTTCGCCACAGCTGCCATGGCTTTTTCAACCGCAGCTTGGTCGCCCAAATAGTAACTTTTGATCGGCTTCAAATCATCATCCAACTCATAAACCAAAGGCATGCCAGTGGGAATATTGAGTTTTAAAATGTCAGTTTCTGAAACATCATCTAAATACTTCACCAAGGCGCGTAAAGAATTTCCGTGCGCCGCAATGATCAATTGTTTTCCCGCTTTCAAATCCGGAACAATTTGCTCATGCCAATAAGGCATCACACGCTCAACACAATCTTCCAAGCATTCGCCCAATGGCACCTGTTCTTTGGTTAAATTTTTGTATCGGATGTCATCGGCAGCG
Proteins encoded in this window:
- the dxs gene encoding 1-deoxy-D-xylulose-5-phosphate synthase, encoding MDKQYPLLDQIDKPADLRELTVEQLPQAADEVREFLIDNISQCGGHFGSGLGTVELTVALHYVFDTPHDRIVWDVGHQAYPHKILTARKNRLQSIKKKGGLSPFPKRCESEYDTFGVGHSSTSIGAALGMSLGSQVMGETRDVVAVIGDGAMTAGMAYEALNHGGELDTNMLVVLNENEMSISPNVGALTKMLIKIVSGRTYNRMREKSKRIMRRGSWLWKFMSRWEEHTKGMFVPNTLFEELGFHHLGPIDGHDVELLTRTLETAKEIQGPKLLHIITKKGKGYKPAEEDPIKYHAVGTFDPEVGIVPSNKPSKPSYTSIFSNWICDMARLDNQLVAITPAMREGSGLVEFSKLFPRRYFDVGIAEQHAVTLAAGMACEGVKPVVAIYSSFLQRAYDQLIHDVAIQNLDVLFAIDRGGVVGPDGATHAGNLDLSFLRCVPNMVVMAPSNENECRQMLYTGHQSKGPAAVRYPRGTGPGAAVHHEMQALTIGQAQRIRKGANEVAILSFGALLDVAETVAQKLDASLVNMRFIKPLDEDMIVKMAAKHDCLVTVEDNVIMGGAGSAVNEVVQRLQLNVRVLNLGLPDLFQDHGSREELLQEAGLDVPGMRRQINAFLKCQVDNVVALNSK